In Mercurialis annua linkage group LG5, ddMerAnnu1.2, whole genome shotgun sequence, a single genomic region encodes these proteins:
- the LOC126681322 gene encoding uncharacterized protein At2g29880 has translation MDQYDLQAQRRDMKHKGRNVVWSIAMDKCLIETLSIQARNGNKIDKCFNENAYTAACVAVNSRFNLNLNNQKVVNRLKTIKKRYKVIRDMLSQDGFRWNPGTKMIECDSDDFWKRYITAHPDAKGIRGKQIEMYDELKIVCGNYQAPSRWAKMRDVGYVAKNFEEDSPSFLSQSSEDVSVTDGTESYTGQPDCIPEYNQDPPLIQPVRQLPKRARVSESLQDAMLALASSIRRLSDTMEQSKTAIDASELLQTVMEIDGLEEAKKMYAFEYLNADPIKARAFMTYNARMRKIYLFRQFWWWR, from the exons ATGGACCAGTATGACTTGCAAGCACAGAGAAGGGATATGAAGCATAAAGGAAGAAATGTTGTTTGGTCTATTGCTATGGACAAGTGCCTCATTGAAACTCTCTCTATTCAGGCGAGAAATGGAAACAAAATAGACAAATGTTTTAACGAGAATGCGTACACTGCTGCTTGCGTTGCTGTGAATTCTCGctttaatttgaatttgaacAATCAAAAGGTTGTTAATCGTCTTAAGACCATAAAGAAACGGTACAAGGTTATAAGGGATATGCTTAGTCAAGACGGATTTAGGTGGAATCCTGGTACAAAGATGATCGAGTGCGATAGTGACGATTTTTGGAAGAGATACATTACA GCACATCCTGATGCAAAAGGAATCCGGGGTAAACAGATTGAGATGTACGACGAACTGAAAATTGTTTGTGGAAATTATCAAGCTCCTAGTCGTTGGGCTAAGATGAGAGATGTAGGTTATGTAGCAAAGAATTTTGAAGAAGATTCTCCTTCATTTCTCTCACAAAGTTCAGAAGATGTGAGCGTAACCGATGGAACGGAATCATATACTGGACAGCCAGATTGTATCCCGGAATATAATCAGGATCCTCCGCTTATCCAGCCAGTCAGACAACTCCCGAAACGAGCGCGTGTATCAGAATCTCTTCAAGATGCTATGTTGGCATTGGCATCAAGCATCCGTCGGTTGTCTGATACAATGGAGCAAAGCAAAACTGCCATTGATGCATCAGAATTGTTGCAGACGGTGATGGAGATTGATGGCTTAGAAGAAGCTAAAAAAATGTATGCTTTTGAATATCTGAATGCTGATCCCATTAAAGCTAGAGCCTTTATGACATATAATGCTCGAATGCGGAAGATTTATTTATTTCGACAGTTTTGGTGGTGGAGATGA
- the LOC126681321 gene encoding pentatricopeptide repeat-containing protein At1g11290, chloroplastic: MSSQFLPITAKPPQASPPSSTTHHKTSQKIHIPDHIYSHPAALLLEHCTSIKQLHQIIPLVIKNGLYDEQLFQTKLISLLCNYGSLTEAAIIFDPIDDKLEGLYHTMLKGYAKNSSLDSALVFFNRMRSDNVMPVVYNFTYLLKLCGDSFDLRRGKQIHGQLITSGFAWDLFVMSGVVNMYSKCRVIGDAYKMFGRMPERDLVCWNTIISGFAQNGLAKVALELVRGMFEEGHRPDLVTIVSVLPAVADVKLLRAGEAIHGYVVRGGFDSFVNVSTALVDMYCKCGSVGTARVIFDAMGSRTVVTWNSMIDGYVQSDDPDEAMVLFKKMMDEGFQPTDVTIMEILHACADLGDLEQGKFVHKLVDDLKLNSNVSVMNSLISMYSKCKRIDIATKLFENLQNRTLVSWNAMILGYAQNGCVNKALNSFCEMQSRNIKPDSFTMVSVIPALAELSIPRQAKWIHGLVIRRHLHKNVFVMTALVDMYAKCGAIHTARKLFNMMGDRHTITWNAMIDSYGTHGLGKEALQLFEEMQKGIVKPNDVTFLCVLSACSHSGFVEEGRRYFSSMKKDYGLEPSMDHYGAMVDLLGRAGRLSEAWDFIQKMPVEPGITVYGAMLGACKIHKNVDLGEKAAYRLFELNPDEGGYHVLLANIYATASMWEKVAEVRKMMQKKGLQKTPGCSLVELRNEVHSFYSGSTSHPQSKKIYNFLETLVDRIKAAGYVPDTNSIHDVEDDVKEKLLNTHSEKLAIAFGILNTTPGTTIHVRKNLRVCGDCHSATKYISLVTGREIIVRDMHRFHHFKNGLCSCGDYW; this comes from the coding sequence ATGAGCTCACAATTCTTACCCATCACTGCAAAACCACCACAAGCATCACCACCATCTTCAACAACACACCACAAAACCTCACAAAAAATTCACATCCCAGACCACATATACAGCCACCCAGCAGCACTTCTCTTAGAACACTGCACATCCATCAAACAACTCCACCAAATCATCCCACTAGTCATTAAAAACGGCCTCTACGATGAACAACTTTTCCAAACCAAGCTCATCAGTCTGCTCTGTAACTATGGCAGCTTAACAGAAGCTGCAATTATTTTTGACCCAATTGATGATAAATTAGAGGGTCTTTATCATACTATGCTTAAAGGGTATGCCAAAAACTCATCCTTAGACTCTGCATTAGTGTTTTTTAACAGAATGAGGAGTGATAATGTTATGCCtgttgtttataattttacttatcTGTTGAAGCTTTGTGGTGATAGTTTTGATCTTAGAAGAGGTAAACAGATTCATGGGCAGTTGATTACTAGTGGGTTTGCTTGGGATTTGTTTGTTATGAGTGGGGTTGTGAATATGTATAGTAAATGTAGAGTGATTGGTGATGCGTATAAGATGTTTGGTAGAATGCCTGAGAGAGATTTGGTTTGTTGGAATACGATTATTTCTGGGTTTGCTCAAAACGGGTTGGCGAAAGTGGCATTGGAGTTGGTTCGTGGAATGTTTGAGGAAGGACATAGGCCGGATTTGGTTACGATTGTTTCGGTTTTGCCTGCTGTGGCAGATGTTAAATTGTTGAGAGCTGGTGAGGCTATTCATGGGTATGTTGTTAGAGGCGGGTTTGATtcgtttgttaatgtttcgaCTGCGTTGGTGGATATGTATTGCAAGTGTGGTTCGGTTGGGACGGCGAGAGTGATATTTGATGCGATGGGTAGTAGGACTGTTGTTACGTGGAATTCGATGATTGATGGGTATGTTCAAAGTGATGATCCTGATGAAGCAATGGTGCTGTTCAAGAAGATGATGGATGAAGGGTTTCAACCAACTGATGTTACTATAATGGAAATTCTACATGCATGTGCTGATTTGGGTGATCTTGAGCAGGGGAAGTTTGTTCATAAACTAGTGGATGATCTAAAACTCAATTCTAATGTTTCCGTGATGAATTCTTTGATTTCAATGTATTCCAAGTGTAAGAGGATTGACATTGCTACTAAATTGTTTGAAAACCTGCAGAATAGAACACTTGTATCATGGAATGCCATGATATTGGGTTATGCCCAAAATGGGTGTGTTAATAAGGCCTTAAATTCTTTTTGTGAGATGCAATCTCGGAATATAAAGCCGGATTCATTCACAATGGTGAGTGTGATTCCTGCTCTGGCAGAGTTATCTATTCCACGTCAGGCAAAGTGGATTCACGGGCTAGTTATCCGGAGACACTTACACAAGAATGTTTTTGTAATGACTGCTCTTGTCGACATGTATGCAAAATGCGGAGCTATTCACACAGCAAGAAAGCTCTTTAACATGATGGGCGACAGGCATACAATTACCTGGAATGCCATGATAGATTCCTATGGCACACATGGGCTTGGAAAAGAAGCTCTACAACTTTTTGAGGAAATGCAAAAAGGGATCGTCAAGCCAAATGATGTCACATTTCTATGTGTTCTCTCTGCTTGCAGCCACTCAGGTTTTGTGGAAGAAGGGAGGCGATATTTTTCCAGCATGAAGAAGGATTATGGACTGGAGCCGTCAATGGATCATTACGGAGCCATGGTTGATCTCCTTGGACGAGCTGGCCGGCTCAGTGAGGCTTGGGATTTTATTCAGAAGATGCCTGTAGAACCGGGGATAACTGTGTATGGCGCAATGCTTGGTGCTTGCAAAATTCACAAGAATGTTGACTTGGGTGAGAAGGCAGCATACAGACTCTTCGAGCTGAACCCAGATGAGGGTGGTTATCATGTTTTGCTGGCTAACATATATGCCACAGCTTCAATGTGGGAAAAAGTGGCTGAAGTTAGAAAAATGATGCAGAAGAAAGGGCTTCAGAAAACTCCTGGCTGTAGTTTGGTAGAATTAAGAAATGAAGTCCACAGTTTCTATTCTGGCAGTACAAGCCATCCCCAATCCAAAAAGATCTATAATTTTCTTGAGACCCTtgttgataggattaaagctgcTGGTTATGTTCCTGACACCAATTCGATCCACGACGTAGAAGATGATGTTAAGGAGAAACTGCTGAATACCCACAGTGAGAAATTGGCTATTGCCTTTGGAATTCTGAATACAACTCCTGGTACAACCATACATGTCAGGAAGAATCTACGAGTTTGTGGCGATTGTCATAGCGCAACAAAGTACATTTCACTTGTAACTGGACGAGAAATCATAGTACGAGATATGCATAGGTTTCATCACTTCAAAAATGGACTCTGTTCCTGTGGAGATTATTGGTAA
- the LOC126682763 gene encoding protein ELC-like: MVLPPPSTPQSPNQQATQQFLSSILSQRGPSSLPYTEDTKWLIRQHLLALITTYPSLEPKTATFTHNDGRSVNLLQADGTIPMAFQGYTYNIPIIAWLMESYPRHPPVVYVNPTRDMIIKRPHPHVNPSGLVSAPYLQNWIYPSSNLVDLVRELGSLFGRDPPLYSQRRPQSNPNPSNNNPNSNYAVNPNPSNFSNFSNSSSFGSVGSAGYSRPVTRPPYPPSPYGGSGSSSGGGTEDASEVYKRNAISKIVESVHSDVGQLRKAREAEMEGLFSAQAVLRRREEEINKGVKEMQDEKESLEAQLQVVLMNTDILEAWVRENEGKSKAKGNVDIDNVFECTDVLSKQMLECTSADLAIEDVVYSLDKAVQEGAVPFDQYLRNIRLLSREQFFQRATAAKVRATQMQAHVASMAARAPHYAA; this comes from the coding sequence ATGGTTCTGCCGCCGCCGTCAACACCCCAATCCCCCAATCAACAAGCCACCCAACAATTCCTCTCTTCAATCCTCTCCCAACGCGGCCCATCCTCTCTCCCCTACACCGAAGACACCAAATGGCTAATCCGCCAGCACTTACTTGCCCTAATCACAACCTACCCCTCTCTCGAACCCAAAACCGCCACCTTCACCCACAACGACGGCCGCTCCGTCAATCTATTGCAAGCCGACGGCACTATTCCGATGGCCTTCCAAGGCTATACTTATAATATACCCATAATTGCCTGGCTCATGGAGTCTTACCCTCGTCACCCGCCTGTTGTTTACGTGAATCCCACACGCGATATGATTATTAAACGGCCACATCCTCATGTTAATCCGTCCGGGTTAGTTTCTGCTCCTTATTTGCAAAATTGGATTTACCCTAGTTCTAATTTAGTTGATTTAGTTCGTGAATTGGGTTCACTTTTTGGTCGGGATCCCCCGTTATACTCTCAACGCCGTCCACAgtctaaccctaaccctagtaATAATAATCCCAATTCGAATTATGCTGTTAATCCTAATCCGTCgaatttttcaaacttttcgaATTCGTCGAGTTTCGGATCGGTGGGTTCGGCTGGATATTCGCGGCCGGTTACTCGCCCGCCGTATCCGCCTTCCCCGTATGGTGGTAGTGGGAGTAGTAGTGGTGGTGGGACGGAGGATGCTTCGGAGGTTTATAAGAGGAATGCTATTAGTAAAATTGTTGAAAGTGTTCATTCTGATGTGGGGCAGTTGAGGAAGGCGCGAGAAGCCGAGATGGAGGGGCTGTTTAGCGCACAGGCGGTATTGAGGAGAAGGGAGGAGGAGATTAATAAAGGGGTTAAAGAAATGCAAGATGAGAAGGAATCGTTAGAGGCGCAGTTGCAAGTTGTTTTGATGAATACGGATATTTTAGAGGCTTGGGTGAGAGAAAATGAGGGGAAATCAAAAGCTAAAGGAAATGTGGATATTGATAATGTTTTTGAGTGCACTGATGTTCTCTCGAAGCAGATGTTGGAGTGTACTTCTGCAGATTTAGCAATTGAGGATGTCGTCTACTCTTTGGATAAGGCGGTGCAGGAAGGGGCAGTGCCGTTTGATCAGTATCTGCGGAACATTAGGTTGCTGTCCCGAGAGCAGTTTTTCCAGCGGGCTACAGCTGCAAAAGTTAGAGCTACTCAGATGCAGGCTCATGTTGCAAGTATGGCTGCTAGGGCGCCGCATTATGCTGCATGA
- the LOC126680138 gene encoding galactoside 2-alpha-L-fucosyltransferase-like codes for MEVKPLKKLLESISMRPVAFGSCLIAFPLMIILSITYQDQMFSVIGGFAGVTIFGGNSQNVTEFGDGPEYDSSWHANFSDDQLLGGLLASGFNTKSCLSRYRSFRYRKSSPHKPSPYLLLKLRNYENLHKHCGPYTEAYNRTLETLNSSNFSSPAECKYMIWIGEAGLGNRILTTVSAFLYSLLTNRTLLVQHGPDMADLFCEPFLNTSWLLPADFPLKNEFEKVGREYPNTYGNMVKNHAIGSPISVLYLFLASGCNDFDKLFYCEEDQAFLQKIPWLIMKSDEYFTPSFFLMPGFEHELNQMFPDKETIFHHLGRYLLHPSNKAWGLIIRFYKSYLANTDERIGMQIRVFNPKDTPFQEVTEQILACTKQENLIPDVDKEHLVDVTTKNQTSTKAILIASLYSEFYENFKNMYWTFPTITGETVEVVQPSHETYQHFGDSMHNVKAWVEMNLLSMTDVLVTSSWSTFGYVAQGLGGLKPWILTRPEFWMNTDPACRRVMSMEPCLHIPPSFDCKTKVNADMGNVVPYVQHCEDVTSGLKLVNNFTG; via the exons ATGGAAGTCAAGCCTCTGAAGAAACTACTCGAGTCGATTTCGATGAGGCCCGTTGCTTTCGGTTCTTGTTTGATAGCTTTCCCTCTTATGATCATCCTGTCAATCACTTACCAAGATCAAATGTTTAGTGTAATCGGAGGATTCGCTGGTGTTACGATTTTCGGAGGAAATTCTCAGAATGTTACAGAATTTGGTGATG GTCCAGAATATGATTCCTCTTGGCATGCCAATTTTTCTGATGACCAACTGCTTGGCGGACTCTTGGCTTCAGGATTCAATACGAAATCTTGCTTGAGCAGATATCGATCTTTCCGATACCGGAAATCTTCACCTCACAAACCTTCTCCATACTTGCTTCTCAAATTACGGAATTATGAAAATCTCCACAAGCATTGCGGACCTTACACAGAAGCCTATAACAGAACACTCGAAACGCTTAATTCTAGCAACTTTTCGAGTCCTGCAGAGTGTAAATACATGATCTGGATCGGCGAGGCAGGTTTAGGGAACAGGATTTTAACAACAGTTTCCGCATTTCTCTACTCTCTCCTTACTAACCGAACTTTGCTTGTTCAACACGGTCCTGACATGGCTGACCTCTTCTGCGAGCCATTTCTGAATACATCATGGTTATTGCCTGCAGACTTTCCTTTGAAGAATGAATTCGAAAAGGTTGGTCGTGAATATCCGAATACCTATGGGAACATGGTAAAGAATCATGCCATTGGTTCGCCGATTTCGGTTCTTTATCTTTTTCTAGCTTCAGGATGCAATGATTTTGATAAGCTTTTTTACTGTGAAGAGGATCAAGCATTTCTTCAGAAAATCCCTTGGTTAATTATGAAATCTGACGAATATTTCACTCCGTCTTTCTTCCTGATGCCGGGTTTTGAGCACGAGCTCAACCAGATGTTTCCTGACAAAGAAACTATTTTTCACCACTTGGGTAGGTATCTTTTACACCCTTCAAATAAAGCATGGGGACTTATTATTAGGTTCTACAAATCATACTTAGCTAATACAGATGAAAGAATTGGTATGCAAATACGAGTGTTCAACCCGAAAGATACTCCGTTTCAAGAAGTAACGGAACAAATCTTAGCTTGTACTAAACAAGAAAATCTGATTCCAGATGTAGACAAAGAACACCTCGTAGATGTCACGACGAAGAACCAGACATCAACAAAAGCTATCCTGATCGCGTCATTGTATTCGGAATTTTACGAGAATTTCAAGAACATGTATTGGACATTTCCGACAATAACAGGCGAGACGGTTGAGGTTGTTCAGCCAAGCCATGAGACGTATCAACATTTTGGTGACAGTATGCACAATGTAAAGGCATGGGTTGAAATGAATCTATTAAGCATGACTGATGTGCTAGTGACTAGCTCATGGTCAACTTTTGGCTATGTGGCTCAAGGCCTTGGTGGTTTAAAGCCATGGATTCTGACCAGGCCTGAATTTTGGATGAACACCGATCCGGCTTGTCGTCGAGTCATGTCGATGGAACCTTGTCTACATATACCACCGAGTTTTGACTGCAAGACTAAGGTTAACGCTGATATGGGTAATGTTGTGCCTTATGTTCAGCATTGTGAAGATGTTACTTCAGGATTGAAGCTTGTTAACAATTTTACCGGATAA
- the LOC126681352 gene encoding galactoside 2-alpha-L-fucosyltransferase-like — protein sequence MNFNKMKILTIVTCLVALPTTIMLSLIYQNNIEGSATDKGGKVQDVSHFFIGSEQDSSDSDELLGGLLASGFDEESCLSRYQSVLYRKTSPHKPSPYLLSKLRNYETLHRRCGPYTKSYNRTLKVLNSRNIQNYEECNYVVWTGLRGLGNRILSMASAFLYALLTNKILLVQHEKDMSDLFCEPFLNTSWLLPQDFPLKNQFQRFNYTYGSKLRDNMHMINGSVPSFLNLNLSSASDDYDKLFYCDEHQLFLEKVPWLILKSDLYFIPSLFLIPNFEQELGKMFPDKESVFHHLGRYLFSPSNKSWGLITRFYQAYLSKADERIGMQIRIFNPEAVPFPVVTDQILACTQKQNVLPEVDKHKLVTFSPRKNQTSSKAILIASLHSEFYETIRKLYWKYPTTKGEVIGVYQPTFEKHQHFGENLHNLKAWAEINLLSMSDVLVTSTWSTFGYVAQGLRGLKPWILFRPASWKNPYPTCQQAMSTEPCLHRPPTFECKAKLNADMGSVLPYVQHCEKPVVSGIKLVNNYNI from the exons ATGAACTTTAATAAAATGAAGATCTTGACCATAGTTACTTGTCTAGTAGCTTTACCAACCACAATCATGCTCTCACTGATTTATCAGAATAATATTGAGGGTTCGGCTACCGACAAGGGCGGAAAAGTTCAagatgtttcacattttttcatTG GTTCAGAACAGGATTCGTCAGATTCTGACGAATTACTCGGTGGACTATTGGCCTCAGGATTTGATGAAGAATCTTGCTTAAGCAGGTACCAATCTGTTCTGTACCGAAAAACATCCCCTCACAAGCCTTCCCCGTATCTTCTTTCGAAGCTACGTAATTATGAAACTCTTCACAGACGCTGTGGACCTTACACGAAATCCTACAACAGAACCCTGAAAGTCCTGAACTCGcgaaatattcaaaattatgaAGAGTGCAATTATGTAGTCTGGACAGGCCTTAGAGGCTTAGGAAACAGGATTTTAAGCATGGCTTCAGCTTTTCTTTATGCTCTtcttacaaataaaattttgctTGTCCAACACGAAAAAGACATGTCGGATCTGTTCTGCGAGCCATTTCTCAATACGTCGTGGTTACTGCCTCAGGATTTTCCATTGAAGAATCAATTCCAAAGATTCAATTATACATATGGGAGCAAGCTAAGGGACAACATGCATATGATTAATGGTTCAGTACCATCATTTCTGAATCTAAATCTATCATCGGCAAGTGATGATTACGACAAGCTTTTTTACTGCGACGAGCATCAATTGTTTCTCGAAAAAGTCCCGTGGTTGATTCTAAAATCCGACCTATACTTCATTCCATCACTCTTTCTGATCCCGAATTTCGAGCAGGAGCTTGGCAAGATGTTTCCTGACAAAGAATCTGTTTTCCATCACTTGGGTAGATATTTATTCAGCCCTTCAAACAAGTCATGGGGACTAATCACCAGGTTCTATCAGGCTTACTTATCGAAAGCAGATGAAAGAATCGGTATgcaaataagaatattcaatccTGAAGCTGTTCCATTTCCTGTCGTAACAGATCAAATATTAGCTTGTACTCAAAAACAAAATGTGCTGCCAGAGGTAGACAAACACAAGCTTGTTACTTTTTCTCCAAGGAAAAACCAGACATCGTCCAAGGCGATACTAATAGCCTCATTACATTCTGAATTCTACGAAACTATACGAAAACTATATTGGAAATATCCGACAACGAAAGGCGAGGTGATCGGAGTATACCAGCCGACTTTCGAGAAGCATCAACATTTTGGGGAGAATCTGCATAATCTGAAAGCATGGgctgaaataaatttattaagtaTGAGTGATGTTTTGGTGACTAGCACATGGTCAACTTTTGGCTATGTTGCTCAAGGACTCAGAGGGTTAAAGCCGTGGATTCTGTTCCGGCCTGCGAGTTGGAAGAACCCTTATCCGACCTGTCAACAAGCCATGTCGACGGAACCGTGTTTGCATCGACCACCCACTTTTGAGTGCAAGGCTAAGCTAAATGCTGATATGGGTTCAGTTCTTCCTTATGTTCAGCATTGTGAGAAACCAGTAGTTTCAGGAATAAAGCTTGTtaacaattataatatttag
- the LOC126680052 gene encoding galactoside 2-alpha-L-fucosyltransferase-like yields the protein MENSGFSLKKLTLRMALCFIVLPLLFLISMIYQNSVSKIIQEYSAQSAFKEKAKNLTVLPKIIESEGHSDKLLGGILASGFDSESCISRYESSLYRKTSTHKPSSYLISKLRKYEKRHKHCGPGTEFYNKAVKGLDSSHANVTSECSYIVWLPSNGLGNRIVSMTAAFLYSLVTDRVLLVHHGTDMADLFCEPFPNTSWFLPSDFPLIDQFDSSKMRNNYSYGALLKNNNTNTSTLKPPGFLFLYLAYNYDESDKLFYLDQNQDFLRKVPWLILRSDQYFVPYLFLIKSFQNELNRLFPDKETVFHNLSRYLFHPSNQAWGLITRFYQAYLARADEIIGLQIRLFDPKSNPSDLVMKQILSCTENENLLPKLVNQKNTVTSASRNQTLKAILVASLHSEYYTNLKNIYWTKPTATGEAIGVYQPSNEEYQHFGDNMHNIKAWAEMYVLSLSDVLVTSSWSTFGYVAQGLGGLRPWIMFMPDNRNIPNPPCRRVLSMEPCFHYPPSYDRDKNVRDENVDLGEHVTQCEDVSWGVKLVNSKNNLFTAKH from the exons ATGGAAAATTCAGGATTCAGTTTGAAGAAGCTGACATTGAGAATGGCTTTGTGCTTCATTGTATTGCCTCTTTTATTCCTAATCTCAATGATATATCAAAATTCAGTTTCTAAAATAATTCAAGAATATTCAGCTCAATCTGCATTCAAAGAAAAAGCTAAAAATCTTACTGTACTTCCAAAAATCATTG AATCCGAAGGCCATTCTGATAAATTGCTTGGCGGAATTCTGGCTTCAGGATTTGATTCAGAATCTTGCATTAGCAGGTATGAGTCTAGCTTATATCGAAAAACCTCAACTCATAAGCCTTCTTCATATCTTATTTCCAAGCTTCGAAAGTACGAAAAACGCCATAAACATTGCGGTCCTGGAACAGAATTCTACAATAAAGCTGTAAAAGGACTTGATTCAAGCCACGCCAATGTTACTTCAGAATGTAGTTATATTGTCTGGTTGCCTTCCAATGGCCTTGGAAACAGGATTGTAAGCATGACGGCAGCATTTCTATATTCTCTCGTTACTGACAGAGTCTTGCTTGTTCATCACGGAACTGATATGGCGGATCTTTTCTGTGAACCATTTCCGAATACATCATGGTTCTTGCCTTCGGATTTTCCGCTCATAGATCAATTCGATAGCTCGAAAATGAGGAACAATTATAGCTACGGAGCCCTCCTGAAGAATAACAACACGAATACTTCAACTCTGAAGCCCCCAGGTTTTCTGTTCCTTTATCTAGCTTACAATTATGATGAATCTGACAAGCTTTTTTACTTGGATCAGAATCAAGATTTTCTCCGGAAAGTTCCGTGGTTAATCCTAAGATCGGATCAGTATTTTGTTCCTTATCTATTCTTAATCAAGTCATTTCAAAACGAATTGAACAGATTATTTCCTGACAAAGAAACAGTTTTCCACAACTTGAGCAGATATTTATTCCACCCTTCAAATCAAGCTTGGGGACTAATCACCAGATTCTACCAAGCTTACCTGGCTCGAGCCGACGAAATAATCGGTCTGCAAATAAGACTATTCGATcctaaatcaaatccaagtgatCTTGTGATGAAGCAAATCCTGTCATGTACTGAAAATGAAAACCTGCTACCCAAATTAGTTAATCAGAAAAATACAGTTACTTCAGCATCAAGAAACCAGACACTAAAAGCTATTTTAGTAGCATCATTACATTCAGAATACTATACAAATTTGAAGAACATATATTGGACGAAACCGACCGCGACCGGGGAAGCAATCGGAGTGTACCAGCCGAGCAATGAAGAGTATCAACATTTTGGTGACAATATGCATAATATTAAGGCATGGGCTGAAATGTATGTACTGAGTTTAAGTGATGTGTTGGTGACTAGTTCTTGGTCTACATTTGGGTATGTGGCTCAAGGGCTAGGGGGTTTGAGGCCATGGATTATGTTCATGCCGGATAATCGGAATATTCCGAATCCACCGTGTCGGCGAGTTTTGTCTATGGAGCCTTGCTTCCATTATCCTCCAAGTTATGATAGGGATAAAAATGTTAGAGATGAAAATGTTGATCTTGGTGAGCATGTTACACAGTGTGAAGATGTGAGCTGGGGAGTAAAATTGGTcaatagtaaaaataatttattcacGGCCAAGCATTGA